The following is a genomic window from Candidatus Bathyarchaeota archaeon.
CTTTTAGAAAAAGCTGGGGCGAAGTTAGTTTTAGGCGTGGGCGAGAAAGCTTCAGCGCGTATTCCGGAAATAGGAAGCGAAAGGCGTCGTGTAGACCCGCGGGGGATGCTCGTGGCCGATGTGGTTCTAGTTCCTCTCGAAGACGGAGACCGGACCGAAGCTCTTGTCAAAATGGGAAAGAAAGTTATAGCCATCGATTTGAACCCGCTTTCCAGAACAGCAAAAAAAGCCTCAATCACTATTGTAGACAACGTCATAAGAGCTATGCCATTGCTTGTGGAAACAGCAAAAAAACTTCAAAAAGAAAACAGAGAAAAACTTGAAGAAATTCTGCAAGGGTTCAACAACACGGAAAACCTTAGCAAATACATAGGTCTAATCAGGGAAAGACTGAGCGAACTAGCTGCTAAAGGAAAATTCCTCGACTTGGAAAAAGTGGAAAAGTATGGACGCTGACAAGATTTTTGTTTTGGGTGCTGGAGCCATTGGAAGCATTTACGGCGCATTACTGTCAAGGAAGAAAGACGTTACTTTGATTGGAAGCCAAACACACGTAGAAGCCATACACGCTCAAGGCTTGAAGTTCACGGGTGATATAGATCAAAATTTCCGTTTAAAAGCAGATATAAGAATCACCGAAATTCCATCCAACACGCTCATTCTCTTGACAACCAAGGCTCATGATTCTGTTCGAGCTGTAAGCCAGATAAAAAGAATGTTAAGGAAAGACACAGTCATACTTGTTTTGCAGAATGGCTTAGGAAACGAAGAAATCGTCAAAGAACTAGTTGGCGACGAAGTTGAAGTTTTGCGGGGCTTAACGATGATGGCTGCCGAATTCCTAGAACCCGGAAAAATCCGGGTCTGGAAAAATGAAACAGTCATAGCGAAAAGCAAAACAGCTCAAGAAATAGCCGCCCTTTTCAACGATTGCGGCTTGGAAACACGTATTTCAAGAAACATCACAAACGAAGTCTGGAATAAACTCGTTTTAAACAGCGTCATTAACCCCCTAACAGCGCTTTTCCACATTCGAAACCATAAAATAGCGTCTGACACGCTCAAATGGGTTAGACACGAAATCGTGCAAGAATGCCTCGCCATAGGAAAAGCAGAAGGAATAGATCTCAAAATAGACCTAGATGAGCTTGACCGCAGGATTCTGAGCTACACCAACCTTTCTTCTATGTGTCAAGACGTAATGAAGAAGAAAAAGACAGAAATCGACTTCCTAAACGGCAAGATAGCAGAACTCGGACATAAACACATGATTCCGACGCCTGTAAACCAGACATTGACTTGTCTAACAAAATTCTTGGAGGAAAAACCAGTTGGAGCTCGAAGACAAGATTAAGCAAAAGAAAGGAAAAGACAAAATCGTGATGTTGACGGCTTACGATTATCAAATGGCGAAAATCCTCGATGAGGCTCTCTTAGATCTAATCCTCGTAGGCGACAGCCTCGGAATGGTTTTCCAAGGCTGCAAAGACACAAAAAGCATCACGATGGAAGATATGGTTTACCACACAAGAGCAGTGGCACGAGGAGCTCAAAACACACCTATTATCGGAGACATGCCCATACATAGCTATGACACTGTGGAAATGGCGCTAGAAAACGCCAGGCGATTTTTGGAAGCTGGAGCCAACGGCGTAAAAATAGAGGGAAACAAGCCAGAAATAATCAAGGCGTTACTAGACGCGGGCATTCCAGTTATGGGACATGCGGGACTTTTACCTCAAACAGCAGAAGCCTATAGGATGCGAGGTAAAACTCCAGAGAAAGCTGAGCGGATATTTCAGGACACTTTTGAAATCGACAAATACGGCGTCTTTTCCATAGTTTTAGAATGCATCCCAGAAAGTTTGGCGAAGAAGATTACAGAAAACGTTAAGGCGCCAACGATTGGCATTGGTGCTGGAAAATTCTGTGACGGCCAGGTTTTAGTCATAAACGATATGCTGGGACTCGATGAAAGTTTTGCACCTAAGTACTTGAAAAAATACACAAATTTGAACAAAATCATTAAAGACGCTGTAGAAAGGTTTACGGAAGAGGTGCGTTCAGGCGCCTATCCAGATGAGGAACATACCTACCATTAAGGGAGCGGAGCATAAATGAGAGAGAAGGGATTGCCAGCCGAAACTGTTCTGAAAGAGATAGAGGCTAAGCTCGGCAGAGATTTCGCGTTTGGATCTGGCAAGATTCTAGGGTCTATGTGCACTTCGCCTCACGCTCTGGCCCAGCAAGCATACACCAAGTTCTTAGAGAAAAATCTAGGTGACCCTGGGCTTTTCCCAGCTACTGCTCAACTGGAAAGGGAAGCCATCCAAATGTTAGGCTCGCTTCTGTCAAATCCAGACGCTGCCGGAAACATTGTCACTGGAGGAACTGAAGCCAATATACTCGCCCTCTGGGCCTTCAAAAATTCAAAAACGAAAAACGGCGGTGAAATTATCGTGCCTGTCTCGGCACATTGCTCCTTTGACAAAGCTGCGAGTCTACTAGGCTTCGAAATAGTTAGAGTGGGGTTGAACAGTCGTTTTCAAGTGGACGCGGAAACCGTTAGGCGGGCGGTAAACGCTAAGACAGTGGCAGTAGTGGGCATAGCCGGAACCACGAGCCTAGGCATAGTAGACCCCATTGAAGAGCTTTCAGAAATAGCCCGAGAAAACGGCTTATTTCTACACGTGGACGCAGCCTTCGGAGGATTCGTCATCCCATTCTTGGGGGAGTTGGGATACAAAGCGCCCGAATTTGACTTCCAACTGTCCGGCGTCTGTTCTATCACCATAGACCCGCACAAGATGGGTTTGGCTCCTATTCCAGCTGGCGGAATTCTTTTCAAGAATTCGGATTTGAAAGAGGCGATAACGTGGAAGGTTCCATACTTGGCTGGAGGCGAAACCGAGCAAGCAACTTTTGTAGGCACGCGTTCCGGGGCTTCTGTAATAGCGGTTTGGACGTTGCTCCAGCATTTGGGAAGGGAAGGCTACAGGAAAATCGTTAAGCGTTGCATGTGTTTAACATGGAAACTCGCTGAAGAAATTAGGCAAATCCACGAGTTAGACATTATGATAGAGCCTACTACGAACGTTGTGGGCATAAAATCTGATGTTTTTGACGTTAAGCAAATAGCTGGAAAACTGCTAAAACGAGGGTGGGCGGTTTCGCTCTTTCCACGGCATATAAGAATCGTAGTCATGCCACATACACGAGAGGAACACTTGGAAAGTTTCCTAAAAGATTTAAGAATAACAGTCAAAAAGTTAAACGGTTAGAAGTGTAAAAGTTTGAAACAGCATCCATCAAAAGACATAATCGGAACCAAAAGTGAAGAACTGGGGGAAAAACGGGTAGTTCTATGCGTTACCGGAAGTGTAGCCGCGGTTCGAAGCCCAGAAATTGCTAGAGAACTCATGCGTCGAGGAGCCAAGGTCTACCCCGTGATGTCCCAAACCGCTCAGAAAATCATCCACCCTTACCTAATGGAGTGGGCAACTGGAAACCACGTAGTCACCGAGCTAACCGGAAAAATTGAGCATGTGGCTTTGGTTGGCGAACGTCCTGAAAAAGCGGACTTGGTGCTCATTGCACCTGCCACAGCTAACACCATAAGTAAGATAGCCGTTGGAATAGATGACACAACCGTCACTTCCGTGGCTTCCACAGCCATGGGTTCTGAAACGCCTATAATGATAGTTCCAGCCATGCACCAATCAATGTATAAGCATCCCATACTTGAAGAGAATATCCAAAAACTTAAGGCCCTAGGCATACAATTCGTCGGACCCAAAATCGAGGAAGGAAAAGCGAAAATTGCGGACACAGGAGAAATAGTTGAAGCCATCATCCGCAAACTCGTGGCTGAACAAGACTTTCGTGGAAAACGTTTCCTAGTCACTGCGGGACCAACAATCGAATACATCGACAACGTGAGGGTTATTACAAACAAGAGTTCGGGTAAAATGGGTGCAGCCATAGCTAAAGAAGCCCAGAAAAGAGGCGCGGAAGTCACCCTCGTTTATGGCTTGGGCACGGCTATTCTGCCTTTCAAAGCGAAGGTTTTGAACGTAGAAACAACTGAGGAAATGCGACGCACGGTTTTAGAAGAGCTAAGAAACGTAAATTACGACATTGCAGTCGCGGCTGCAGCGGTTTCGGACTGGACTTTGGCAAAGCCGTATAAAGGTAAGGTTTCCACATGGAAGGTTTCTTCGCTTACTTTGAAGCTGAAGCCTACCTCCAAAATCGTCGACAAAATAAAAAAGATAAGCCCAAAAACCTTTCTTGTGGTTTTTCGAGCTGGATACAGAGTTTCTGACAAAAAACTAATCGAAAGCGCTTATAAACGGTTAAAGCGAGCCAATGCAGATTTGGTCGTGGCAAACGATGTTTCAAGAAAAGGCGTGGGCTTCAGAACCGACACCAACGAAGTTTTCATAATAGACAAGAAAAAAAACGTTGTTCATGTGCCGTTAAGTTCGAAGTGTTTTGTTGCGAAGAAGATTCTGGACATGCTAAAAGGAAAAGTCAGCTAAAATAGGCTTATAAGCAGGGCGAATGTATGCATTTATGCTCCCATAAGCGAACGCAAATGCACGCACATCACACAGTAAGGATTGACTTTCAGGCTATGCGTCTACTGAGATGAAAACGTTGAGCAAACGCTTCAAGATTGTGGCTGTTGGTGGAACTTTCGACGAGTTTCATAAAGGTCATCGAGTTTTACTTAGAAAAGCCTTTGAAGCCGGTGAAAAGGTTCTGATAGGTTTATGTACAGACGACTTCGTGGAAAAAATGAAAAAACCTCATGAAATCGCGCCTTTCGCTGTGAGACTGGAGGAGCTAAGAGGGTTTCTGAGAAAACATGATTGGTTTGAACGCGCAGAAATCGTGCCTCTGTACGATCTACATGGGCCTGCATCAACCAGCAGGCGAATAGAGGCACTAGTTGTAAGCCAAGAAACTAGGCAAGGAGCCTGCGAAATAAACGGAAAGCGTAAGGCTGCCAATCTTCCACCCTTAGATGTTATTGTTATAAACATGGTATTGGCAGAAAACTGTGACCCTATTTCCACAACTAGAATTCGCCGCTTGGAAATTGACCGCGAAGGGCGACTGTTGAAGCGGTAGACCGGCTTGAAAAAAGGATTTCAAGGCATAATACGTCTATTATTAGTGTATTAGGGTGGATGTGTTGAAGAGAACTGGCGTGGCAAGGCTTCCGCTTCATTATGGCAGAGCACCAAGATGGCTTGTTGCACGGATGATTAAGCTGGCAGATGCAATTGTCACAATAATCATTGACGAATATGGTCAAGACTAGTTCTTACAGCGCATTTCAGACCCGTTTTGGTTTCAAGCATTGGGCTGCGTTTTGGGCTATGATTGGCATTCTTCTGGAGTGACGACAGTCTTGACGGGCGTGTTGAAAAACGCAGTTAAAACAGAGAAGCACGGGGTTGCTGTTTGCGGAGGAAAAGGGAAGGTGTCACGGAAAGCACCTAACGAAATCCGTTTGGCGGGCGAGAAGTTTGGTTTCTCGAAATCCGATGTTGACCGACTGGTTTACTCGAGCTAAATGAGCGCAAAAGTAGACAACACAGCCATTCAAGCTGGCTATCCCCTATACCATCACGCCTTCTTCCTATCAGAAGAGGGAAAATGGGCTGTTGTTCAGCAGGGAATGAGCGCGGAGGACAGAACGGCGCGAAGGTATCACTGGCTTTCTGACCGTGTGAAAGAATTCGTGGTTGAACCCCACGAAGCCATTGTAGGCGACACAAAAAGAGACACCGTGTTGAACATGACAGCTAAAGAATGCAGAAAAGCCTCAGTTGACATATCTAAAGAGAAGCCCACAAAATTCAAGCACTTGCTAGAATCAGCCAGACCCGCATATCAAAAGTCTCTACGCCAATGGATGCCAAACACAAACGACTATGCAATCAACATTCTATCTATGCCCGAAGAATCAACTGGAATGCACTACGCAAAGCTTACGAGTTTCAGCCAAGAAAAAGTCGCTGAGTTCATCGAAACACGAGCCAAAGAACTAGAAACAATGATCCACAAGAAAACGCCATAACACACCATAAAGACCCATTTTTATTTCTATATTGAAAGAGACAATCGAAGTAGCGACAACCACAAAGTTCCATAAAGAGTGAATCATCTCCAAAACAAAATGTCATAAATCTCACTCGACATCAAAACAATTTTTCTCCTCCATCTACAGCACCTTCACACTTGAGCTAATGGGAGCACATAACAGAAGGCCTAGCCTAAGATGGACGAACGATTTTTATTAACTGTACAAGGTCAACACTTTTCGTATACCCATCACAGAAACATGATACTTGTCAGCCCCATCCTTCTTAACAAAATGCACATACCCAAGCTCCTTAAGCTTTCGTAAATGCTCCAGAATAGTGGAAAGCTCCTTATCTGTCCACTTCGCAATCTCCCCTACCGCAAGTGACCTTTCAGCGTTAATGGCGCCCACATTATGCAACATGCATAAAAACCTGAACTCTTCAGGCAACTCTGGACGAGGCGAAACAGGAGGATACCCACTCATAACTTATCTCTCTCCTAAAACTCTCTTATAAACATCAACAGTTTGCTTCGCAACAGCCTTCCAACTAAACCTGCTCTTGACGGTCTCATACGCATTTTTGACCAACCAATCCCTATAGCCTTTATCAGACAAAACGCGCTCAACCCCCCATGCAATCGAATCAAGACTACGAGGATACACATGAACGCCCGTTCTATCATGTTCCACCACCTCTGCCAAGCCACCCACCTGACTAGCCACCACAGGCACCCCCGCCGCCATACCCTCCAACGCAACAATCCCAAACGGCTCATAGACCGAAGGCACAACCATCACATCTGCGCCCTTAGTCAAAGCAATTAAATCATTATCAGAAATAAACCCAGTGAAGTTGATCCGCCACCGTTGCCCAGACTGATCGGCTAACCACTCTAAATGCCCCTTCATCCATCCTTCACCAACAACAATAAACTTCGCCTCAGGAAAACGCCAGCTAATACGCGGCACAGCTCTAATCAAAAATTCAACCCCTTTCTGTGGCACCAAACGCCCAACATAAAGCACCATTTTCTCATTATCTCCAACTCCAAAACGTCTCCTAACAGCCCACTGGTCAACACCAACATCATACTTTTCAACTTCAATCGCGTTCGGAATAACATCCACCTTCTCTCCAGGCACATGAAAATGACCACAAACCTCACCCTTCATAGAATTGCTTGTCACAATTACACGAGCTGGTTCATAACATGCCCACCACTCCATTCCATCAATCGTATAAGAACCAGGATCATGCAAACTTGACCGCCCATGCTCAGTGCTATGCATCGTACAAACCAAAGGCTTGTTCAAAAAATGTTTGAAACCAATACCCGCAGGCGCCACAAGCCAATCGTGGATGTGGATCAGATCAAAATCAATGTCTCTGTTTGCCGCGGCTAAGCGTTTCTCCAAGAAATGGTTGAATAAAAAAGTCCACGTAAGGAAGTTTGGATGCCCAACTTCGGTTTTAGAACGGTAAACCTTGAAACCCTCAACCTCTTCATAGTCTGGTGTTCCCGGAAAATCCAACGTAACAACGCCTACATCGTTTCCATCTTTCGTCAACGCCTTTGCCAACCCAAAAACGTGACGGGCAACCCCCCCGACAATTCGAGGTGGAAACTCCCAAGACAACAAACATATTTTCATAAATCACACTTTGCCATTCGCTGCTAATGATTCAAGTTGCTTCACTCTAGCTTCAACAACTGCTACAAGTCTTTTGCGAAGTGTTTTACCAACTAATTCCTCACTTGTTATGGACGATATTTTTTCCGCAAGCTTTTTGTCGCCTAAAACTTGACTCAACCACCTCTCGAAGTCGCCCCTTTCTGTATGGTATTTGAGCGACTGAATAGTGACCATATTGAGGGCCCTAGCAAACTCGAACATATCATGGGTTGTCACATTAGTTGGTCGTGCAAACTCGTAGAAGAATGTGAAGCCCTTATCGGTGGGCAGTCGCCGCAGAATCCACTTGGCCGCAAGCTCAGGTTTCTGAAGCTCCTGCAAAATCCTAGCCTCAAAATCGGAGATCACATTAGAAAACGAAACGAAAGCATCGATCGGGTTTCCCGAAGGATTAAAGTAGCAATGTACGTCGCCAGGTCCTCCACCCTTCACGCTCATATAATACAAGTGATCGCTCATCTGGAAATACCGCCAAAATCTCAGCCAAAACTTATCTCCTAAACCCTTCACAAAAGGTTCCAAACCCTTCAAGAATTCGTAAGAAACCCTCTGCATCGAATTGCTAATCCAAGCGCTTGGATCACGTTCAAGATCAGCCCACGAAATAGTATCATACTCGTGCACATCTATTTCTCCAACCGGCTGATGGAGACGTACAACCTCGGAAGGAGTTCGCCAATACAAATGTTCCCACTTAAGGACTTCACCCGGCAGCCATCTGAGAAATTCATGGATTCCAGTCTCGGGCCAATGGTGCTCCCCAAAAGTCTCATAATCGATAAAGATAACAACCGTTTGTCCTTCTATGGCCGCTATCCAGCTCGCGTATCTCTGAGCTGTCAAAGGCCATTCGTTCCACCACGTTGAAGAGAAACGGAAGCCAATGTCATCTGAGAGACGGTAGTTGCGAACCAGAACAGGAATAGAAGAACCCTTTGCCTTATATACGTAGTTTGGGCTTCGCCAATCAAGGATTCGTTCAACACCTTCTGTTATTATTGCCTTGTAGCCCATATCCGCGACAGTTTTAGCGATGGCATTGTTGTAGAGGCATTCGGTGTTTTCAAATACTTTTGGTTCATAATCAAACAGGTCTTTCATTAGTTGTCGATGCATCTTTACCTGTTCGATAAATTCAGATCGGTTGATGCCGAATAGGCTGGCGAGAGAATGATAGTATGTTTCGTCTAGAAACTCTACGCATCCGGTTTGCGCCAACTGCTTAAACGATTCGAGGAGACTTGGATTCCAGCTTTTACACTGCTCGATAAAGACTCCTGAAATTCCATAGGAAACCTTGAACTGCTTCTTTTCTCGTTTGAATTTTTCAATCTCGTTGAGGATTATGTTATTTGCTGGGAAATAGCATTTCCTAGCTGCACGGTCGAAAATGTGTTTGTTAAGAGCATTATCGAAGTAGAGTTCGAAGAGGTCTTTCTTGGATTCTGGGGGTCTTGCCAGTAGGTCTTGGTGGAAATTGGGGTTTAGCCGCAGTGGCTGGTGGACCTCGAACATGAGACAGATGTCAGTCAAAGTTGTTCCGACCTACTGGAATTTTTTGGTCGTTCCATAGTAATATCTCCCATTTATTTAGTTTCACTACTAGAAAATTTTTCTAGAACATTTCTTTCAAAGTTCGGTGCGTCGAGCAACACATCCTCAACATAAGCTCTTAAAGGTTCAGCCACGCTCCATGCTTGAGATATGCAACCTCTAGGATAATGTGGTGGTTCACCATCGAAGATTTCACTTAACGTTCCAAGTCCAGCATACAACATCTGCTTCTTAAAAAAAGGTTGAAGAAAGCTTTCAAAAGCAAAGTTTCGCCACTCTGCATCAAAGTTTTTGACTTCCATGAACGCTGTGACGAACGGTCCAATCAACCAAGGCCATACTGTACCGTTGTGATAAGCATAGTCTCGCTCAGCCCAGTTTCCAGAATATCTTCCGCGATATTTCGGGTCGTCCTCGGACAGGGTTTTCAGCCCATAAGTTGCCCAAAGTTTTTCGTGTACAGTAGAGACTACTGCTGCTTGCTTTGTTTTATCAAGCATAGAAAAGTCGAGAGAAACAGCGAATATTTGATTTGGCCTAAGTGACGCATCCTCAAATTCATCGTTTATGACGTCGAAGAGACAGTGCTTCTGAGCATTCCAAAATTTTTCATTAAAGCTCTTCTCAGCTCTTTCCGCGATGTCTCGATATTTTTCAACCAAGTCGCGGTGCTTGAAACGGCTTGCGAGAAGCTCCATTACTTTTAACGCGTTATACCATAATGCTTGAATTTCAACTGCTTTTCCATCTCGAGGGGTAACTGGGTTGTTGTTTGTCATGGCATCCATCCACGTTAGCTGCGGTCCATGCATGAGCAAACCATCAATGTCTAAGTGTATGTCGTTTATTGTTCCTTGTATGTGATGGCTAATTACAGACTGCAACATTGTCCAAAGTTTTTGCTGGACGAAGGTGATGTCACCTGTGTATTTTAGGTATTGAAGAACGGCATTGAAATACCACAAAGTCGCATCAACAGTGTTGTAAACTGGTTTTTCTCCAGCCTTGTCTGGAA
Proteins encoded in this region:
- a CDS encoding 4-phosphopantoate--beta-alanine ligase codes for the protein MKIKISERHPRAESLRIREKLIEGFETGVVAHAGLIAHGRGEAFDYLLGEKTVPPASKAIRAAAALLLTAENPVISVNGNTATLTAKEVVTLVGIVKAKIEVNLFYRTAEREEAIKNLLEKAGAKLVLGVGEKASARIPEIGSERRRVDPRGMLVADVVLVPLEDGDRTEALVKMGKKVIAIDLNPLSRTAKKASITIVDNVIRAMPLLVETAKKLQKENREKLEEILQGFNNTENLSKYIGLIRERLSELAAKGKFLDLEKVEKYGR
- a CDS encoding 2-dehydropantoate 2-reductase, with protein sequence MDADKIFVLGAGAIGSIYGALLSRKKDVTLIGSQTHVEAIHAQGLKFTGDIDQNFRLKADIRITEIPSNTLILLTTKAHDSVRAVSQIKRMLRKDTVILVLQNGLGNEEIVKELVGDEVEVLRGLTMMAAEFLEPGKIRVWKNETVIAKSKTAQEIAALFNDCGLETRISRNITNEVWNKLVLNSVINPLTALFHIRNHKIASDTLKWVRHEIVQECLAIGKAEGIDLKIDLDELDRRILSYTNLSSMCQDVMKKKKTEIDFLNGKIAELGHKHMIPTPVNQTLTCLTKFLEEKPVGARRQD
- the panB gene encoding 3-methyl-2-oxobutanoate hydroxymethyltransferase, which codes for MELEDKIKQKKGKDKIVMLTAYDYQMAKILDEALLDLILVGDSLGMVFQGCKDTKSITMEDMVYHTRAVARGAQNTPIIGDMPIHSYDTVEMALENARRFLEAGANGVKIEGNKPEIIKALLDAGIPVMGHAGLLPQTAEAYRMRGKTPEKAERIFQDTFEIDKYGVFSIVLECIPESLAKKITENVKAPTIGIGAGKFCDGQVLVINDMLGLDESFAPKYLKKYTNLNKIIKDAVERFTEEVRSGAYPDEEHTYH
- the mfnA gene encoding tyrosine decarboxylase MfnA, which produces MREKGLPAETVLKEIEAKLGRDFAFGSGKILGSMCTSPHALAQQAYTKFLEKNLGDPGLFPATAQLEREAIQMLGSLLSNPDAAGNIVTGGTEANILALWAFKNSKTKNGGEIIVPVSAHCSFDKAASLLGFEIVRVGLNSRFQVDAETVRRAVNAKTVAVVGIAGTTSLGIVDPIEELSEIARENGLFLHVDAAFGGFVIPFLGELGYKAPEFDFQLSGVCSITIDPHKMGLAPIPAGGILFKNSDLKEAITWKVPYLAGGETEQATFVGTRSGASVIAVWTLLQHLGREGYRKIVKRCMCLTWKLAEEIRQIHELDIMIEPTTNVVGIKSDVFDVKQIAGKLLKRGWAVSLFPRHIRIVVMPHTREEHLESFLKDLRITVKKLNG
- the coaBC gene encoding bifunctional phosphopantothenoylcysteine decarboxylase/phosphopantothenate--cysteine ligase CoaBC, whose product is MKQHPSKDIIGTKSEELGEKRVVLCVTGSVAAVRSPEIARELMRRGAKVYPVMSQTAQKIIHPYLMEWATGNHVVTELTGKIEHVALVGERPEKADLVLIAPATANTISKIAVGIDDTTVTSVASTAMGSETPIMIVPAMHQSMYKHPILEENIQKLKALGIQFVGPKIEEGKAKIADTGEIVEAIIRKLVAEQDFRGKRFLVTAGPTIEYIDNVRVITNKSSGKMGAAIAKEAQKRGAEVTLVYGLGTAILPFKAKVLNVETTEEMRRTVLEELRNVNYDIAVAAAAVSDWTLAKPYKGKVSTWKVSSLTLKLKPTSKIVDKIKKISPKTFLVVFRAGYRVSDKKLIESAYKRLKRANADLVVANDVSRKGVGFRTDTNEVFIIDKKKNVVHVPLSSKCFVAKKILDMLKGKVS
- a CDS encoding pantetheine-phosphate adenylyltransferase, encoding MSKRFKIVAVGGTFDEFHKGHRVLLRKAFEAGEKVLIGLCTDDFVEKMKKPHEIAPFAVRLEELRGFLRKHDWFERAEIVPLYDLHGPASTSRRIEALVVSQETRQGACEINGKRKAANLPPLDVIVINMVLAENCDPISTTRIRRLEIDREGRLLKR
- a CDS encoding transcriptional regulator, which produces MSGYPPVSPRPELPEEFRFLCMLHNVGAINAERSLAVGEIAKWTDKELSTILEHLRKLKELGYVHFVKKDGADKYHVSVMGIRKVLTLYS
- a CDS encoding glycosyltransferase family 4 protein, producing the protein MKICLLSWEFPPRIVGGVARHVFGLAKALTKDGNDVGVVTLDFPGTPDYEEVEGFKVYRSKTEVGHPNFLTWTFLFNHFLEKRLAAANRDIDFDLIHIHDWLVAPAGIGFKHFLNKPLVCTMHSTEHGRSSLHDPGSYTIDGMEWWACYEPARVIVTSNSMKGEVCGHFHVPGEKVDVIPNAIEVEKYDVGVDQWAVRRRFGVGDNEKMVLYVGRLVPQKGVEFLIRAVPRISWRFPEAKFIVVGEGWMKGHLEWLADQSGQRWRINFTGFISDNDLIALTKGADVMVVPSVYEPFGIVALEGMAAGVPVVASQVGGLAEVVEHDRTGVHVYPRSLDSIAWGVERVLSDKGYRDWLVKNAYETVKSRFSWKAVAKQTVDVYKRVLGER
- a CDS encoding DUF5752 family protein, producing the protein MTDICLMFEVHQPLRLNPNFHQDLLARPPESKKDLFELYFDNALNKHIFDRAARKCYFPANNIILNEIEKFKREKKQFKVSYGISGVFIEQCKSWNPSLLESFKQLAQTGCVEFLDETYYHSLASLFGINRSEFIEQVKMHRQLMKDLFDYEPKVFENTECLYNNAIAKTVADMGYKAIITEGVERILDWRSPNYVYKAKGSSIPVLVRNYRLSDDIGFRFSSTWWNEWPLTAQRYASWIAAIEGQTVVIFIDYETFGEHHWPETGIHEFLRWLPGEVLKWEHLYWRTPSEVVRLHQPVGEIDVHEYDTISWADLERDPSAWISNSMQRVSYEFLKGLEPFVKGLGDKFWLRFWRYFQMSDHLYYMSVKGGGPGDVHCYFNPSGNPIDAFVSFSNVISDFEARILQELQKPELAAKWILRRLPTDKGFTFFYEFARPTNVTTHDMFEFARALNMVTIQSLKYHTERGDFERWLSQVLGDKKLAEKISSITSEELVGKTLRKRLVAVVEARVKQLESLAANGKV